Proteins encoded by one window of Mercenaria mercenaria strain notata chromosome 4, MADL_Memer_1, whole genome shotgun sequence:
- the LOC123552990 gene encoding galactose-specific lectin nattectin-like codes for MAIAALLFLSFVCATAHGQERNCSMSEERVKYLVQDELKQILKHHSKERNRRYIEPPTFTKCPNGYVRHDDSCYIAAHDLANWPDALVYCEAYGAHLVFIESAREQQFLAGYIHNLKGSSTDPNFYYWMGGTDAVSETEWIWAKAVKPVLYTNWKPGEPNNNADHSSKHQDCMALYGETGLWDDGWCETEHNFICEIELDVEPSQIVG; via the exons ATGGCGATTGCGGCATTGTTGTTTCTCTCATTTGTATGTGCAACTGCACATGGACAGGAAAGGAACTGCTCTATGTCAGAGGAACGTGTAAAATACCTCGTTCAAGATGAACTGAAGCAAATACTCAAACATCATTCCAAAGAAAGAA ACCGCCGCTATATTGAACCTCCAACGTTTACTAAATGCCCAAACGGATATGTGCGTCACGACGACTCCTGCTACATAGCGGCCCATGATCTAGCTAACTGGCCAGACGCACTT GTGTATTGTGAAGCATACGGCGCACATTTAGTCTTCATCGAGTCTGCACGTGAACAGCAGTTTTTGGCTGGGTATATCCATAACTTGAAAG GCAGTTCTACAGACCCAAATTTCTATTACTGGATGGGAGGAACAGATGCTGTATCTGAAACGGAATGGATCTGGGCGAAAGCTGTTAAACCAGTACTG tatacGAACTGGAAGCCTGGCGAACCTAATAATAATGCTGATCATTCGAGCAAGCATCAAGACTGTATGGCACTATATGGTGAAACTGGACTTTGGGATGATGGATGGTGTGAAACTGAACATAACTTCATATGTGAAATAGA acttgaCGTAGAACCAAGCCAGATAGTAGGATAA